A single Candidatus Abyssobacteria bacterium SURF_5 DNA region contains:
- a CDS encoding glycosyltransferase family 2 protein, whose protein sequence is MTKLPISAYVITLNEEKNIRRCLESLRDFEEIVVVDSFSKDATVDICREYTDKVYQHEWPGHTNQYVYAVSLTSHEWVFWIDADEVVSPELAEDIRRVFANSAPQDYDGYYVSRMTFYLGRWIRHGAWYPDYKLRLFRKSSGKYVNDDPHMSVIVEGRTARLNGKLLHYSMASFSDHLRRLDSYTDIYAHNQIKSEASFPLFSMLTRPPLRFLKSYVLKAGFLDGMPGLIVAAMSGFTVFARYVKFWERKHS, encoded by the coding sequence ATGACAAAACTCCCGATTTCGGCATATGTCATTACCCTTAATGAAGAGAAGAACATTCGGCGCTGCCTGGAGAGCCTGCGCGATTTCGAAGAGATCGTCGTTGTTGATTCGTTCAGCAAAGATGCGACCGTTGATATCTGCCGAGAGTACACGGACAAGGTGTATCAGCATGAGTGGCCGGGGCACACGAATCAATATGTCTATGCCGTCTCGCTGACTTCGCATGAGTGGGTGTTCTGGATCGATGCCGACGAGGTGGTCTCGCCGGAACTCGCCGAAGATATTCGGCGGGTATTCGCGAACAGCGCCCCGCAGGATTACGACGGCTACTATGTCTCCCGCATGACGTTTTACCTCGGACGCTGGATTCGACACGGGGCGTGGTATCCCGATTACAAGCTCAGGCTGTTCCGCAAGAGCTCGGGCAAATACGTTAATGATGATCCGCACATGAGCGTGATTGTCGAAGGAAGGACGGCCCGGCTGAACGGAAAGCTCTTGCACTACTCGATGGCGAGTTTCTCCGATCATCTGCGGCGGCTTGATTCGTACACAGACATTTATGCGCATAACCAGATAAAGTCGGAGGCATCATTTCCGCTGTTTTCGATGCTGACCCGACCGCCGCTCAGATTTCTGAAATCGTACGTACTCAAGGCCGGCTTTTTGGACGGCATGCCCGGCTTGATCGTTGCGGCCATGTCTGGATTCACGGTTTTTGCGCGCTACG